One Natronomonas moolapensis 8.8.11 genomic region harbors:
- a CDS encoding TVP38/TMEM64 family protein, translating to MHRATVRQLLGLGILGSIAAAAALSVSPEVLLGEMDALAGRPALFAVVLFALYLARPLLAWPISALSVLLGYLFGPAAIPVALAGAVVTTLPAYLLARRLGHDAGLLARVGDAGAVVKRTTGNLRGVVAVRLAPLPTDPVSYAAGLAGVPLRPYALGTALGEAPWVGTAVLLGASMGQLAATGPAASPLVLGTAAALALLVALSRPAYRRLSGETAGIR from the coding sequence GTGCATCGTGCGACCGTCCGACAGCTGCTCGGCCTCGGGATCCTCGGTTCCATCGCGGCGGCCGCCGCGCTCTCCGTCTCCCCCGAAGTGCTCCTCGGCGAGATGGACGCCCTCGCCGGTCGCCCCGCGTTGTTCGCGGTCGTCCTTTTCGCCCTGTATCTCGCCCGGCCGCTGCTCGCGTGGCCCATCAGCGCACTGTCCGTCCTCTTAGGGTACCTGTTCGGTCCCGCGGCGATCCCAGTCGCGCTCGCGGGAGCCGTCGTCACGACGCTGCCGGCGTACCTGCTCGCGCGCCGGCTCGGCCACGACGCCGGGCTGTTGGCGCGGGTCGGCGACGCCGGGGCGGTGGTCAAGCGAACGACGGGGAACCTCCGGGGCGTGGTCGCCGTCAGGCTCGCGCCGCTGCCGACCGATCCTGTCTCCTACGCCGCCGGGCTCGCCGGGGTCCCGCTCCGCCCGTACGCCCTCGGGACCGCGCTGGGCGAGGCACCCTGGGTCGGAACGGCGGTGCTGCTCGGTGCCTCGATGGGGCAACTCGCCGCGACCGGTCCCGCCGCGAGCCCGCTCGTTCTCGGAACGGCCGCCGCACTCGCGCTCTTGGTAGCGCTGTCGCGGCCCGCCTACCGACGGCTCTCGGGTGAGACGGCCGGAATCAGATAA
- a CDS encoding acyl-CoA thioesterase yields MELPFETELQVRFRDLDTLGHVNNAVYATYLEQARLRYFDRVLDVPWEEREMVLASQSVEFARPLTLEDGTIRVACGVTEVGETSFRMRSRVFAGDDGDPAATADGTIVAVAGGEPREIPESWRERFIEFEPGL; encoded by the coding sequence ATGGAACTTCCGTTCGAGACCGAACTCCAGGTCCGGTTTCGCGACCTCGACACCCTCGGGCACGTCAACAACGCGGTGTACGCGACGTATCTCGAGCAGGCCAGGCTCCGGTACTTCGACCGCGTGTTGGACGTCCCGTGGGAGGAACGGGAGATGGTACTCGCGAGCCAGTCGGTCGAGTTCGCCCGCCCGCTGACGCTCGAGGACGGAACGATCCGGGTCGCCTGTGGCGTCACCGAGGTCGGCGAGACGAGCTTTCGGATGCGATCGCGCGTGTTCGCCGGTGACGACGGGGACCCGGCGGCGACCGCCGACGGGACGATCGTCGCGGTCGCCGGAGGCGAACCGCGCGAGATCCCCGAGTCGTGGCGCGAGCGGTTCATCGAGTTCGAACCCGGACTCTGA
- a CDS encoding HVO_2523 family zinc finger protein, whose protein sequence is MDDEAGGRPCPMCDAQMYKRHCKYVCPQHGVVVDCSDPFTF, encoded by the coding sequence ATGGACGACGAAGCGGGCGGGCGACCGTGTCCGATGTGTGACGCGCAGATGTACAAACGCCACTGCAAGTACGTCTGCCCACAACACGGTGTCGTCGTCGATTGCAGCGATCCGTTCACGTTTTAA
- a CDS encoding DUF7115 domain-containing protein, with product MSELPDLLSETIGDAAIIDTVDVGGGDAITVTPERTHLYRSEGLLRDESVETFEHAVERLSVRTKRRKSSIELVTMESQTSFTVPSDVADSVVEAMMEGILLTTGAVTPEEELSALFRFSELTVVVTDRRLFEHVGSAVWDGEFETVEYAELTGLDFERGSVATQVVLETEDRRRRVKVPNEHAGTVRQRIEAAVLAFHDVASIEAFRAKHAEPEQGDGRANRSAAAIGDAERTEANGADAEGDRDPTDGRSAVSTSRSLPADQDPSGAVYRRDAETDAAREDPKTQSTADDRGTNPTDEIDALSERVEALSEQVERQTELIETQQDLLERLVDELRRGR from the coding sequence ATGAGCGAACTGCCCGACCTGCTCTCGGAGACCATCGGCGACGCGGCGATCATCGACACCGTCGACGTCGGTGGCGGGGACGCCATCACCGTGACGCCCGAACGGACGCACCTCTACCGTTCGGAGGGGCTGTTGCGGGACGAATCCGTCGAGACGTTCGAGCACGCCGTCGAACGGCTCTCGGTTCGAACGAAACGTCGAAAGAGTTCGATCGAGCTCGTGACGATGGAGAGCCAGACGAGTTTCACTGTCCCCTCCGACGTCGCGGACTCCGTTGTCGAGGCGATGATGGAGGGTATTCTCCTGACCACCGGTGCCGTGACGCCCGAGGAGGAGCTATCGGCGCTGTTCCGGTTCAGCGAACTCACAGTCGTCGTCACCGACCGGCGGCTCTTCGAACACGTCGGAAGCGCCGTCTGGGACGGGGAGTTCGAGACCGTCGAGTACGCCGAGTTGACCGGCCTCGACTTCGAGCGCGGCAGCGTGGCGACGCAGGTCGTCCTCGAGACCGAGGACCGCCGCCGTCGGGTGAAGGTGCCGAACGAACACGCTGGGACCGTCCGCCAGCGGATCGAGGCGGCGGTCCTCGCGTTTCACGACGTCGCCTCTATCGAGGCGTTTCGAGCGAAACACGCCGAGCCGGAACAGGGGGATGGACGGGCTAATCGCTCGGCAGCGGCCATCGGCGACGCCGAACGAACCGAGGCCAACGGCGCCGACGCGGAGGGGGATCGCGACCCGACCGACGGACGCAGCGCCGTCTCCACCAGCCGGTCGCTCCCCGCCGACCAAGACCCATCGGGGGCGGTGTACCGGCGCGATGCGGAGACCGACGCGGCTCGCGAGGACCCGAAGACACAGAGCACAGCCGACGACCGGGGAACGAACCCGACGGACGAGATCGACGCCCTTTCGGAGCGCGTCGAGGCGCTCTCGGAACAGGTCGAACGACAGACCGAACTCATAGAAACCCAACAGGACCTCCTCGAACGACTCGTCGACGAGCTCCGGCGCGGCCGGTGA
- a CDS encoding DUF5830 family protein encodes MAREDDPVELGVQLLARLEDAELSLPDVIDRIETVSTHPETTRAILETAERRGHIRRDGETVTPVSGRFLSFDSEVISRKGDFECRRCGASISTGYFMQLEAGEHGPFGSSCIRKVTGRE; translated from the coding sequence GTGGCGAGAGAGGACGACCCAGTCGAACTCGGCGTGCAGTTGCTCGCCCGCCTCGAGGACGCCGAACTGTCGCTTCCGGACGTCATCGACCGGATCGAGACGGTGAGTACGCACCCGGAGACGACGCGAGCGATCCTCGAGACGGCCGAACGCCGCGGACACATCCGTCGCGATGGCGAGACAGTCACGCCGGTCTCGGGGCGGTTTCTCAGCTTCGATAGCGAGGTCATCTCTCGGAAGGGCGACTTCGAGTGTCGTCGCTGCGGCGCGTCGATCTCGACGGGGTACTTTATGCAACTCGAGGCCGGCGAGCACGGCCCCTTCGGCTCCTCCTGTATCCGAAAAGTGACTGGCCGGGAGTGA